The genomic segment TCACCTTCGTAATGAAGTCGCCGCCAGCAACCTATCTGATCAAGAAGGTTCTCGGCCTGAAGTCCGGTTCGAAAGAACCCGGCAAGGTTTCGGCAGGAAAGATCACCCGCAAGCAGCTTGAAGAAGTCGCCACGTTGAAAATGGCTGACCTCAACGCGAACGACATGGACGCGGCTGTAAAAATCATCGCAGGCTCGGCTACCGCCATGGGCCTCGAAATCGTGGAGGGCTGAACCAATGGCCAAGCTGACCAAGAAAGCAAAGTCGCTCGCACA from the Sphingorhabdus lacus genome contains:
- the rplK gene encoding 50S ribosomal protein L11 codes for the protein MAKKIDGYIGLQVPAGSATPSPPIGPALGQRGVNIMEFCKQFNAATGDMEKGTPIPTKITVFADKSFTFVMKSPPATYLIKKVLGLKSGSKEPGKVSAGKITRKQLEEVATLKMADLNANDMDAAVKIIAGSATAMGLEIVEG